Proteins encoded together in one Prunus dulcis chromosome 3, ALMONDv2, whole genome shotgun sequence window:
- the LOC117623624 gene encoding BAG family molecular chaperone regulator 8, chloroplastic: MASHHHHPHPHHHHQTPPPTTICCTSSYNSCCCTQSHQPCSPQPPPLVTDPLLQAIASQLIQSNPPDPYSCHSKLRHRNPQPTHKFLHPKPRLHQQEQQEEQQLHAHSIISSLLSRIEALEASLHRYSSYRSQSSYSRSLRDSAARVIQTHFRAFLVRRSRTLRQLKDLAFIKSAFNSLKSSISNDTHFDFHAVSQKAIDLLLKLDSIQCGDPIVRDGKRSISRDLVRFMEFIDGVVMKRHGLSLKAVKNARFGQNVNKSRVLPTKCDDLGRDQREIIGKLRDRIEKIRGFARVSENDEEDVELEGFQHVSDEDEENLMTRFKNGVLVKRHGLQPKVKKNVSFAENGNVYRVFSNSDAPVSSGDGSDSSDDHGELVENLRSEVEDVKGFAQETEDDDEAHTENDGSPQASDGERNPRARMTQRREDIYETKVHDLGRNGYLLFSAPLPVKMESKADIIKRNKAVKLVK; this comes from the exons ATGGCctctcaccaccaccatccccaccctcaccaccaccaccaaaccCCACCTCCCACCACCATTTGCTGCACCAGCTCCTACAATAGTTGCTGTTGCACCCAATCCCACCAACCCTGCTCACCTCAACCGCCACCACTAGTCACAGACCCACTTCTCCAAGCCATTGCTTCTCAGCTCATCCAATCCAACCCACCAGATCCCTACTCTTGCCATTCCAAACTCCGCCACCGAAACCCTCAACCCACCCACAAATTCCTACACCCAAAGCCTCGTTTGCACCAACAAGAACAGCAAGAAGAACAGCAGCTGCACGCCCACTCAATTATCTCCTCCCTCCTCTCCCGCATCGAAGCCCTCGAAGCCTCTCTTCACCGCTACTCTTCCTATCGTTCTCAGTCTTCGTATTCGCGCTCTCTCAGAGACTCAGCTGCTCGAGTTATTCAAACCCACTTCCGTGCCTTCCTTGTTCGCAGATCACGAACCCTCAGGCAGCTCAAAGACCTCGCCTTTATCAAGTCTGCTTTCAACTCTCTCAAATCCTCCATTTCCAATGATACCCACTTCGATTTTCACGCCGTTTCTCAAAAAGCCATCGACTTGCTTCTTAAGCTCGACTCTATTCAG TGTGGTGATCCGATTGTTAGGGACGGAAAAAGGTCTATTAGCAGAGATTTGGTTCGGTTCATGGAGTTCATTGATGGGGTTGTCATGAAAAGGCATGGGCTTTCACTGAAAGCAGTGAAGAATGCGAGGTTTGGTCAAAATGTTAACAAATCTAGGGTTTTGCCCACCAAGTGTGATGATTTGGGAAGGGATCAGAGGGAAATAATTGGTAAATTGAGGGATAGAATTGAGAAGATTCGTGGGTTTGCTAGAGTTTCTGAGAATGATGAGGAAGATGTGGAGCTTGAAGGGTTTCAACATGTcagtgatgaagatgaagaaaaccTTATGACTCGATTTAAAAATGGGGTATTGGTGAAAAGGCATGGGCTTCAACCTAAGgtgaagaaaaatgtgagcTTTGCAGAGAATGGGAATGTGTATAGGGTCTTTAGCAACTCTGATGCACCAGTTTCAAGTGGAGATGGGAGTGATTCTAGTGATGATCATGGAGAGCTTGTGGAGAACCTTCGCAGTGAGGTTGAAGATGTTAAGGGCTTTGCTCAGGAGactgaggatgatgatgaggcACACACCGAGAATGATGGATCACCGCAGGCCAGTGATGGAGAAAGAAACCCCAGAGCCAGAATGACTCAGAGAAGAGAAGACATCTATGAAACCAAAGTCCATGATCTGGGCCGGAATGGTTATTTGCTATTCTCTGCTCCTTTGCCTGTGAAGATGGAGTCTAAAGCAGATATCATAAAGAGAAACAAGGCTGTGAAACTAGTAAAATGA